The sequence TTGGTCGTATCCTCCAGACCAAATTGTTCGATAAGCCAAGCATTCATTGATGAAGATAGCATCTCCAAACTGAGCAATGCGAATCCAAGAATCAATATCATCGCAGCCACTCAATCTAATATCCCATCCACCACTTTTTAAGAAAGCTTCGCGAGTGCAAGCAACCTGAACCGGCGTACCAAATGGTAGTCTTTCCAAAAGCATCCCGAAATGAATATCTGCTTGAGGAATATAAAAGGCTTTACCAGGACCTAAAGTTGGTGTACGTCTAACTTCGACCTCCAATTCATCCACTTGAGCCGCAACACAGGAGCAGATGACCGCATTCCCACAAAGCGCGATCGCCTTTTGCATTTCCTCAAGACAATTAGGAGCTAGATAATCGTCATCATCTAAAAATTTAATCCACTCACCTTGAGCTAACGCGATCCCAGCATTTACCGTAGCAGCATGACCGGAATTAGAATTGTTACAAGTGTAAACTAATCGCTGCTGTTGCTGTGCTGGTAGCTGTTTCCGAAAATTTTTTACATACTCACAAGTCCCATCAGAAGAACAATCATCAGCAACTATCACTTCGCACTCAAGAGTTTGATTAAGGGCAGAATTAATTGCTCGTTTGAGTAAATCTAAACGGTTATAGGTTGCAATCACAACGCTAAATTTCATACACTTAATACTCTAAATACAGCCCCACGAACTACCGAACATAAAAATAAATTCTGCTTCATACATAAAAATCTTGCAATATCTCAAATAATGATTTTAAATTAGTGGACTAAATCATCGATATTGATTTATTATTAGCGATCGTGAGATTTGAACACAACCCATAGCGATCGGCATCAAAATCGGCAGGTCGTTTCTTATCCCGAACTTTAATATCGGGCTTGCAAACAAAGTAGAGAATTTGAAATGAACGTACAGCAAATAATCCGCGATATAGAATCGGAACAACTAAAAACCGACCTACCAGTAATTTACGTGGGCGATACCGTAAGAGTTGGAGTCAAAATCAAAGAAGGCGAAAAGTTTCGCGTACAACCCTACGAAGGAGTTGTGATTTCTATGCGTAATGGTGGAATTAACGAAACTATTACAGTTCGCAAAGTGTTTCAAGGTGTTGGTGTAGAAAGAGTTTTTCTTTTACATTCCCCCCGAATCGACAATATTAAAGTAATGCGTCGCG comes from Rivularia sp. PCC 7116 and encodes:
- a CDS encoding glycosyltransferase family 2 protein gives rise to the protein MKFSVVIATYNRLDLLKRAINSALNQTLECEVIVADDCSSDGTCEYVKNFRKQLPAQQQQRLVYTCNNSNSGHAATVNAGIALAQGEWIKFLDDDDYLAPNCLEEMQKAIALCGNAVICSCVAAQVDELEVEVRRTPTLGPGKAFYIPQADIHFGMLLERLPFGTPVQVACTREAFLKSGGWDIRLSGCDDIDSWIRIAQFGDAIFINECLAYRTIWSGGYDQKIFLKKRLSTNISMKEKIYALVDEQHRSQIPAFDDIKSYLKLHWALVALKQKKIKNFLKLADTSVLSLTAWRLLLASALARRGTLDSPNLRKIVLIESVKKKLNFFDAIYNYLINNYS
- the rplS gene encoding 50S ribosomal protein L19 produces the protein MNVQQIIRDIESEQLKTDLPVIYVGDTVRVGVKIKEGEKFRVQPYEGVVISMRNGGINETITVRKVFQGVGVERVFLLHSPRIDNIKVMRRGKVRRAKLYYLRNRVGKATRIQQRFDRSL